From the Blastopirellula marina genome, one window contains:
- a CDS encoding ArdC family protein, with the protein MSKNSQIRTEITNRIIEALESGNLPPWRKPWANDANAGFPRNVSSQRSYSGVNPLLLTLASERHNLQSRWWATFKKWDNLGGKVMRRPKDVPSGQWGTKIVFCAPISKTKIDDKGEEVEDKFFMLKTYTVFNIDQIEGDHLDYLRVGIGDDTRSGDIETFERADAAIAATEADIRFGGNKAFYDPLSDHIQVPRREQFNGSDFYETILHELVHWTEHKERLNWDRTTKGDHAYPLGELIAEIGACYLCGELGVPMADRIENHASYLKSWLSAMKQDAGFIFRATSQASKATDYILSFSQEPAEAVSEEATV; encoded by the coding sequence ATGTCCAAAAACAGCCAAATTCGCACCGAGATCACCAACCGCATCATCGAAGCACTTGAAAGTGGCAACCTTCCGCCTTGGAGAAAGCCGTGGGCGAATGATGCCAACGCAGGTTTTCCCCGAAACGTGTCGAGTCAGCGTAGCTATTCTGGCGTCAATCCGCTTCTTTTGACGCTGGCGTCCGAACGTCACAATCTCCAGTCTCGTTGGTGGGCAACCTTCAAAAAGTGGGACAATCTCGGTGGCAAGGTGATGCGTCGTCCCAAGGATGTTCCTTCGGGGCAGTGGGGGACGAAGATCGTCTTCTGTGCTCCGATCAGTAAAACCAAGATCGACGACAAAGGTGAAGAAGTCGAAGACAAGTTCTTCATGCTGAAAACGTACACAGTTTTCAACATCGATCAGATCGAAGGCGATCATCTGGACTACTTGCGAGTAGGAATCGGCGACGACACCCGTAGTGGTGATATCGAAACCTTCGAGCGTGCCGATGCCGCAATCGCCGCTACGGAAGCCGATATTCGGTTCGGTGGAAATAAAGCGTTCTACGATCCACTTTCTGACCACATTCAGGTGCCTCGCCGAGAACAGTTCAACGGTTCAGACTTCTACGAAACAATTCTGCACGAACTGGTCCACTGGACTGAGCATAAGGAACGTCTCAACTGGGATCGTACTACTAAGGGCGACCATGCGTATCCACTTGGCGAATTGATCGCTGAGATCGGAGCCTGTTACCTCTGCGGCGAACTCGGTGTGCCGATGGCTGATCGAATCGAAAATCACGCCTCCTACCTAAAGTCGTGGCTTTCAGCGATGAAGCAGGATGCCGGATTCATCTTCAGGGCAACGAGCCAAGCATCCAAAGCGACCGACTACATCCTGTCGTTTTCTCAAGAGCCAGCCGAAGCCGTCTCCGAAGAGGCGACGGTTTAA
- a CDS encoding nuclease-related domain-containing protein: protein MLANLLAAILPVGLLFLGVVCVLIPMLLWRRSVSRHKRESPLTRNMLRPPGYSLGLKVDDLSEEISFYLLSIMAAPVLLFSLHISQSYFGGEPESYVRATGMCLVGLVIILFIARRLNQLLKERRQKRLGFEGEMFTGEELNQLMLNGCRVFHDIEFPYGNIDHVVVGKSGVYSVNTKMRGKPKVGEGRAEVIVDHDKEVIRFPDWDYKIPVAQLETEAKWLSQFLTSSTGESIAVEPMLALPGWYIKDRIGRGAAFVFNPQSPKRFFVQNRQVLTETQIKKITHQLEQLCRNVKPSFREDKSWSSKQIATSKS from the coding sequence ATGTTGGCAAATTTGTTAGCAGCGATCTTGCCTGTGGGCTTGTTGTTTCTTGGAGTGGTTTGCGTACTTATTCCAATGCTGCTTTGGAGGCGTTCTGTATCGAGACACAAGCGTGAGTCACCTTTGACTCGCAACATGCTTCGCCCTCCCGGATATTCGCTGGGATTGAAAGTAGATGATCTCTCGGAAGAGATTTCGTTTTACCTTCTATCGATTATGGCTGCTCCTGTCTTGCTCTTCTCGCTTCACATAAGCCAGTCCTATTTTGGTGGAGAGCCGGAGTCCTATGTTCGTGCCACAGGAATGTGTCTGGTCGGATTAGTCATTATCTTGTTCATTGCTCGCCGTCTGAATCAACTCTTGAAAGAAAGACGGCAAAAGCGTCTTGGTTTCGAGGGTGAGATGTTTACAGGCGAAGAACTCAATCAACTGATGCTCAATGGCTGTAGGGTATTTCACGATATCGAGTTTCCCTATGGAAATATCGATCATGTGGTCGTCGGCAAGAGTGGTGTCTATTCAGTGAACACTAAGATGCGAGGAAAGCCAAAAGTTGGTGAGGGACGTGCCGAGGTGATCGTGGATCATGACAAGGAAGTCATTCGATTTCCAGATTGGGATTACAAAATTCCTGTTGCTCAACTTGAAACCGAAGCGAAATGGCTTTCTCAGTTTTTAACTTCTTCGACTGGTGAGTCGATTGCTGTGGAACCGATGCTCGCACTTCCCGGATGGTATATCAAAGATAGGATAGGGCGCGGGGCTGCATTCGTGTTCAACCCACAGAGCCCAAAACGGTTCTTTGTCCAGAACCGCCAAGTTCTGACGGAAACCCAAATCAAGAAGATTACTCATCAACTCGAACAACTTTGCCGGAATGTGAAACCATCGTTCCGAGAAGACAAATCTTGGAGTTCTAAGCAGATCGCAACGAGTAAATCGTAA
- a CDS encoding family 16 glycoside hydrolase produces the protein MIRPTTIALTVTFLALFTTVCFAQTVEVEVEIKSVNPEKRTIIVDYNGKTTELDLSRKAVITIADEAAEYSALIPGDKAIVEYHKELAIVTKVAAAGSKQGGWRFYDTFNKGVDPQRAFVVSRDGRLVVNGNAGGFCISSLTEYSEYTFKVEFQFLEDNLKANPFIAIASTPPNPEAKDWTQQIPHGIEIKLNPKSVGEMVLPTEQFKVELPLGQLRDGRKVVPLRPAEMKSGEWNQLEITCDKHKNITVKVNDTKVNAVAKAESTTGHIVISPLNAEIHLRNPMLKIDEEEKPLPFDTIITE, from the coding sequence ATGATACGACCAACAACCATCGCACTTACTGTTACCTTCTTAGCTCTTTTTACGACGGTTTGTTTTGCCCAAACCGTTGAAGTCGAAGTGGAAATCAAGTCGGTGAATCCCGAGAAGAGAACGATCATTGTCGACTACAACGGCAAAACGACTGAACTCGATCTGAGCAGGAAAGCGGTCATCACTATTGCAGATGAAGCGGCAGAATATTCGGCTCTGATTCCCGGTGACAAAGCCATCGTTGAATACCACAAAGAACTTGCCATCGTCACCAAGGTTGCCGCCGCTGGAAGCAAGCAAGGCGGTTGGCGATTTTACGACACCTTCAATAAAGGGGTCGATCCCCAAAGAGCTTTTGTTGTTTCTCGTGACGGTAGATTGGTCGTCAACGGGAACGCTGGAGGCTTCTGCATCTCAAGTCTCACGGAATACTCCGAATACACGTTCAAAGTTGAATTTCAGTTCCTTGAAGACAATCTTAAAGCCAACCCATTCATCGCTATCGCTTCGACACCTCCCAATCCCGAGGCAAAAGATTGGACTCAACAGATTCCCCATGGGATCGAAATCAAGCTGAATCCCAAGAGCGTCGGCGAAATGGTCCTGCCAACTGAACAGTTCAAGGTGGAACTTCCGCTTGGACAACTACGAGATGGACGCAAAGTCGTTCCCCTCCGTCCAGCAGAAATGAAGTCTGGCGAGTGGAACCAACTGGAGATCACTTGCGATAAGCACAAGAACATCACCGTCAAGGTGAATGACACTAAAGTGAATGCAGTCGCCAAGGCGGAAAGCACTACCGGTCACATCGTGATCTCACCGCTCAATGCAGAGATTCATCTTCGAAATCCCATGCTGAAGATCGACGAGGAAGAAAAACCATTGCCGTTCGATACGATCATCACAGAATAG
- a CDS encoding P-loop NTPase fold protein — translation MTRELMPSILDREIDSQSNDAFGHSHFSLALESLIEANDNHPPFSIGLLGKWGSGKSSIKSIYLATLKDRGGNGRIFPVTFNAWRYGGENLKRALLRHVYLEVGGDRGALNDALFNALQETVKKPLNWGEVWAEFYERVVWPCIQLVIVALVIAVAGSYIAQAFSLDNPWTSASVMGGITVLGWKLIELLPKLNKTLLARTTPLVRIDAPRSSSEQFEELLIGQISNFKAGVVLKGKGKKCERLVVFVDDLDRLSAEEMVAGLDAIRTFMEIPIGNTGIGIIFVISCDEDRIAEALYRSKSTTTDMPGAVFNRSDARRYLDRIFQFRLEIPELPKRDIRAFATHRLKSDVPEIISDLQKQGVPLENVIDRMIHVGVESPRNCLQILNSFVQCWWIAKKREKIGPGSELAGGLQQGAVTNHPMALAALSALRVDFPDFFHHLVKEPYLVERFTGVFVRGEPLNEQPESTRNILSHYAMSDGELLPQFRQLKRFLSSLSGLRWPDSLLPLLQLSQDPITRSHGDKAVPLYEAFVSDDSDEVLRILGREADNRPLSVAEVRLLKDMVDDLERETPVRRDNAAACIAQLANRLPEGEAHHLLSPLARRISHSPALRNRLGIPKIRNILPPLSSDDRRDVTDKIVADLLLIEGDTEFRLESGQAPQLDDALQMVRDASELALWVRSVDGLTPATDEQLLRWLEIRRVGVDGREGSLSFTDLEKWVTEYDSTLLVSLKDRYTSLVIEQLEAEALDDLPVKAMLEKSKRVFDSLWEEGQDSRFVLWQQLTQLASVRNENAVQLAWSTMLEHPDAPDDNDLSRFVTSLASRLQKDAEDDENWPLDWETGGDALISLVKNRQASLDTESQKELAGLVDAWSRHDICARHACEMINILREIDSSEAATIVENWIQRLLTDLPNDCVDWIVTHFSSDWTDHQRQQTVKRLTTLVNNENISEEEAQRYELIMDSFTEDSLQSPQLVSHVTNLCAQLRDRTSNPNQYVNKMFSVAASHLHLADSAVAGDMLQQLFTSIRGTRSLFRWAHGEMIGHWIQPSASTATYAPIQLFDEGLKDANNSPRSEGTGKLLKSLYSISTLNVEIPDALAKLADASCKVWPNDSDVVVEILGKIPFVPTAESVASLIASVEVESEDDLKKLEDVWSLLADKSDLNDCFRTAKAILQRQPDNSSEYSDLGLKLWLDANGDKQADVIAQTFNDELTDEQRRRLWLQVDERRNYLGHEFVLSLIPKVLGFEDSPQTANTVVDSQLRLAELFSSKAEKYDLGKSLLNSYLSSDSIEIKRRLLKWVKSLKVDEVLKDLPDLGGVTEEALDLLKEEFPRSRHLKRM, via the coding sequence ATGACACGTGAGTTGATGCCATCTATTTTGGATCGGGAGATTGATTCGCAGTCCAATGACGCGTTTGGGCACAGTCACTTTTCGCTGGCTCTTGAGAGCTTGATTGAGGCCAATGACAACCATCCACCGTTCAGTATTGGGCTTCTTGGAAAATGGGGCAGTGGCAAATCTTCGATAAAGTCGATCTATCTTGCCACGCTAAAAGATAGAGGTGGTAATGGACGAATTTTCCCTGTCACATTCAATGCGTGGCGATATGGAGGTGAGAATCTAAAACGTGCTCTTTTGCGCCACGTCTATTTAGAAGTGGGTGGTGATAGAGGTGCATTAAATGATGCTCTGTTTAATGCCTTGCAAGAAACGGTCAAAAAGCCACTCAACTGGGGAGAGGTTTGGGCCGAGTTCTATGAGCGAGTTGTGTGGCCCTGTATCCAGTTGGTGATCGTAGCTCTAGTAATTGCAGTCGCTGGAAGTTATATCGCCCAAGCCTTTTCCCTAGATAATCCATGGACTTCCGCTTCTGTGATGGGAGGAATCACGGTACTTGGTTGGAAACTTATCGAATTGCTTCCCAAGCTCAACAAGACTCTCCTTGCTCGTACAACGCCACTCGTGCGTATCGATGCTCCCCGCTCAAGTTCAGAACAATTTGAAGAGCTTTTGATTGGTCAGATTTCCAATTTCAAAGCAGGAGTAGTCCTGAAAGGTAAAGGCAAAAAGTGCGAACGATTGGTGGTTTTCGTTGATGACCTTGACCGACTCTCGGCAGAGGAAATGGTTGCCGGTCTGGATGCAATCCGAACTTTTATGGAAATCCCGATTGGAAACACGGGCATCGGAATCATATTCGTGATCTCTTGTGATGAAGATCGAATTGCTGAAGCACTGTACAGAAGTAAGTCCACAACAACGGATATGCCGGGGGCTGTGTTCAACCGAAGTGACGCCCGTAGATACCTTGATCGTATATTTCAGTTTCGTCTTGAGATCCCTGAGCTACCGAAGCGCGATATAAGAGCATTTGCGACGCACCGCCTCAAATCGGACGTACCGGAGATCATTTCCGATTTACAAAAACAAGGAGTTCCGCTCGAAAACGTAATTGATCGCATGATTCATGTTGGCGTCGAAAGTCCTCGGAATTGCCTTCAGATCCTGAACTCGTTCGTGCAATGCTGGTGGATTGCGAAGAAGCGAGAAAAGATTGGCCCCGGAAGTGAGCTGGCTGGAGGGCTTCAGCAGGGGGCCGTAACAAATCACCCTATGGCGTTGGCTGCTCTTTCAGCGTTACGCGTGGACTTTCCCGATTTCTTTCACCATCTCGTAAAGGAGCCTTATTTGGTGGAACGATTTACGGGAGTTTTTGTGCGAGGTGAACCTCTCAATGAACAACCGGAGTCTACCCGAAATATTCTATCCCACTACGCAATGTCCGACGGCGAATTGCTACCACAATTTCGTCAATTGAAGAGGTTTTTGAGCAGTTTGTCCGGGCTTCGCTGGCCGGATTCTTTGCTTCCGCTACTTCAGTTGTCCCAAGATCCAATTACTCGGAGTCACGGTGACAAGGCCGTACCTCTATACGAGGCTTTTGTCTCCGATGACAGCGATGAGGTGTTGAGAATTCTGGGGCGCGAGGCTGATAACAGACCATTGTCAGTAGCAGAAGTGCGGCTACTTAAGGACATGGTTGATGACCTTGAAAGGGAAACCCCTGTTCGTCGCGACAATGCCGCTGCTTGTATCGCTCAACTAGCTAATCGACTTCCAGAAGGAGAGGCTCACCACTTGCTTAGTCCGTTGGCGCGTAGAATATCGCACTCTCCTGCATTACGGAATCGATTGGGAATACCAAAAATACGGAACATTCTTCCACCTTTAAGTTCAGATGACCGAAGGGACGTTACCGACAAGATCGTTGCTGACTTGCTTTTAATTGAAGGCGATACTGAATTCCGGCTAGAAAGCGGTCAGGCACCTCAACTAGATGATGCCCTTCAAATGGTACGTGATGCGAGTGAACTTGCACTTTGGGTACGAAGCGTTGACGGTTTGACACCAGCAACCGATGAGCAACTCCTTCGCTGGTTAGAGATTCGCAGAGTCGGCGTTGATGGGCGTGAGGGGAGTTTGTCGTTCACTGACCTTGAGAAATGGGTCACTGAATACGACAGCACACTCCTAGTTTCTCTGAAGGATCGTTATACAAGCCTTGTGATAGAACAGTTGGAGGCCGAAGCTTTAGACGATCTTCCAGTCAAGGCAATGCTTGAAAAGAGTAAGCGAGTTTTTGACTCGCTATGGGAGGAAGGTCAAGATAGCCGATTTGTCTTGTGGCAGCAGCTAACGCAGTTGGCTTCCGTTAGAAACGAGAATGCCGTGCAACTTGCATGGAGCACGATGCTAGAGCACCCTGATGCACCCGACGATAATGACTTGTCGCGATTTGTAACCTCACTTGCATCGCGACTCCAAAAAGACGCAGAGGATGATGAGAATTGGCCGCTTGATTGGGAAACGGGAGGGGACGCTCTCATTTCTCTGGTTAAGAACCGGCAAGCAAGCTTGGATACCGAATCACAAAAAGAACTTGCTGGTTTAGTTGATGCATGGTCACGGCATGACATTTGCGCCCGACACGCTTGCGAAATGATTAACATTCTTCGAGAGATTGATTCTAGCGAGGCTGCGACAATCGTTGAAAATTGGATCCAACGACTTCTTACGGATTTACCCAATGATTGTGTTGACTGGATTGTCACACACTTCTCGTCGGACTGGACGGATCATCAACGTCAACAAACGGTGAAACGCCTCACAACTCTTGTCAACAACGAGAACATTTCCGAGGAGGAGGCTCAGCGATATGAGTTGATAATGGATTCCTTTACGGAAGACTCACTACAGTCTCCTCAACTAGTTTCGCACGTTACAAATCTTTGCGCGCAGCTTAGGGATCGTACAAGCAACCCCAATCAGTATGTGAACAAAATGTTCTCAGTGGCAGCGTCACATTTGCATCTTGCTGATTCCGCTGTAGCGGGCGATATGCTGCAACAACTGTTCACTTCGATTCGCGGGACTCGATCACTCTTTCGTTGGGCTCACGGAGAGATGATTGGTCATTGGATCCAACCCAGTGCTTCAACTGCGACCTATGCCCCAATTCAACTCTTCGATGAAGGATTAAAGGACGCGAACAATTCGCCAAGGTCAGAAGGTACAGGAAAACTGCTCAAGTCGCTTTATTCAATTAGCACACTCAATGTTGAGATTCCCGATGCATTGGCAAAATTGGCAGATGCGTCCTGCAAAGTATGGCCAAATGATTCCGATGTAGTAGTTGAGATTCTCGGGAAAATCCCCTTCGTGCCGACGGCAGAAAGTGTAGCATCTTTGATAGCAAGCGTTGAGGTTGAGTCAGAAGATGATTTGAAGAAGCTAGAAGACGTTTGGTCGCTATTGGCAGACAAATCAGATCTCAATGATTGCTTTAGGACAGCGAAAGCTATTCTTCAACGACAGCCGGATAACTCATCTGAATATTCCGATCTCGGGTTGAAGTTATGGCTCGATGCAAATGGCGATAAGCAAGCGGACGTTATCGCGCAAACGTTTAATGACGAACTGACGGACGAGCAAAGAAGGCGACTTTGGCTTCAAGTTGATGAACGCAGAAATTATTTGGGACATGAATTTGTCTTGTCTCTCATTCCCAAAGTGCTTGGCTTCGAAGACTCTCCTCAGACAGCAAACACCGTTGTCGATTCTCAATTGAGGCTGGCAGAGCTATTTTCCAGTAAGGCCGAAAAATACGACCTTGGAAAATCGCTTTTGAATTCCTATTTGTCTTCCGATTCGATAGAGATTAAGAGGCGATTATTAAAGTGGGTTAAGTCGCTGAAAGTTGATGAGGTTTTAAAGGACCTTCCGGATTTGGGGGGCGTAACGGAAGAGGCTCTTGATCTCCTGAAGGAAGAGTTTCCTCGCTCTCGGCATTTAAAACGCATGTAG
- a CDS encoding DUF4917 family protein: MKEFLHYDDVLSEIDGQRASLLLGNGFSCAIHDGFRYDSLYRLAVEQGMPSTAAALFEHFGTTNFEAVMRLLEDSQWIACHYGILARDQGNLLTEDLQKVRESLIAAITSTHPANHYWLDEPRKKSCCQFLGAYHDIYSLNYDLLLYWVCQFSKPTKVDGFGFPNGQNDNPPYLVLSQPRDQKGWVYHLHGALHLYTVDGETRKHRFHFQRRPLLEVICDGIRQSEYPLFVAEGTAKEKLRQIRTSMYLSIGFRQFQQAEGTLVTYGLSFGESDDHISDAIAANLGIKRLYVGLYGEADSVSNLRTQAAIKKIEDGRKAVSSRSALTVRYFNAESAFVWNRDFEDAQ; this comes from the coding sequence ATGAAGGAGTTTCTTCACTACGACGATGTGCTTTCCGAGATCGATGGACAAAGGGCTTCGTTGTTACTCGGCAACGGATTTAGCTGCGCAATTCATGACGGTTTCCGATATGACAGTCTGTATCGACTCGCAGTGGAACAGGGGATGCCAAGCACTGCTGCTGCGTTGTTTGAGCATTTCGGTACGACCAACTTCGAAGCGGTCATGCGATTGCTAGAAGACTCGCAGTGGATAGCGTGCCATTATGGAATTCTTGCTCGGGATCAGGGGAATCTACTCACTGAAGACCTTCAGAAAGTACGAGAGTCTTTGATTGCCGCCATTACTTCAACACATCCTGCAAATCACTATTGGCTTGACGAGCCAAGAAAGAAGAGTTGCTGTCAGTTTCTTGGGGCCTACCACGACATCTATTCCCTTAACTATGACTTGCTCCTTTACTGGGTGTGCCAATTCAGTAAGCCAACCAAGGTTGACGGATTTGGTTTCCCAAATGGCCAAAACGATAATCCACCGTATTTAGTCCTGTCACAACCAAGAGACCAGAAAGGCTGGGTATATCATCTTCATGGAGCATTGCATCTCTACACCGTGGACGGGGAAACGAGAAAGCACCGTTTCCACTTTCAGCGGCGTCCGCTTCTGGAGGTAATTTGTGACGGAATTCGGCAGTCAGAGTATCCTTTGTTTGTAGCTGAGGGTACTGCCAAAGAAAAGTTGCGTCAGATTCGTACAAGTATGTACTTGTCGATTGGCTTTCGTCAGTTTCAGCAGGCAGAAGGAACGCTTGTAACCTATGGCCTCTCATTCGGCGAAAGCGATGACCATATTTCTGACGCCATTGCGGCAAACTTAGGGATCAAACGACTATACGTCGGCCTATATGGAGAGGCAGATTCGGTCAGCAATCTTAGGACACAAGCCGCAATCAAAAAGATCGAGGATGGGCGTAAAGCGGTCTCATCCAGATCAGCGTTGACCGTTCGATACTTTAACGCTGAATCAGCATTTGTCTGGAATCGAGACTTTGAGGATGCGCAGTAA
- a CDS encoding DUF6508 domain-containing protein, with amino-acid sequence MLEKPTIEQIDAILPYLDHFEQDGFVAGTHEKDSATGYPYFRRSDIVQDFVQALYDNDWVTPKFDWTEWKDSELYIKHPESLRSVDSITVVKLFTTHVRGDRFCEGHLAAMFESGHILAILQRLREIREEMTKLG; translated from the coding sequence ATGCTCGAAAAGCCGACCATTGAACAGATCGATGCGATTCTTCCCTACTTGGATCACTTCGAACAAGACGGCTTTGTCGCCGGGACTCACGAAAAGGATTCTGCAACTGGCTACCCCTATTTTCGGCGAAGCGACATCGTGCAAGATTTTGTTCAGGCCCTCTACGATAACGACTGGGTAACTCCCAAGTTTGACTGGACAGAGTGGAAGGACTCGGAACTCTACATCAAGCATCCCGAAAGTTTGCGATCCGTTGATTCGATCACTGTGGTAAAACTGTTCACGACGCACGTGCGAGGGGATCGATTTTGCGAAGGCCATCTCGCCGCCATGTTCGAGAGTGGACACATTCTGGCGATACTTCAGAGACTTCGGGAAATACGTGAAGAGATGACCAAATTGGGTTAG
- a CDS encoding recombinase family protein: MSKDTAIYCRVSTRDQRHASQMPDLERWVASNDSKVIWYEDTFSGRTMDRPGMSKLMDALRLGKLERIVVWRLDRLGRTTKGLCDLFDELQERQVDLVSLKDGFNLSSPAGRLHARILASVAEYETEIRAERVAAGQAVARRKGKKWGGSRKGWRWKVTDDQVNAIHELQSGGKPIAQIARVTGLSRPTIYRVLKEVDPITPTSKL; the protein is encoded by the coding sequence ATGTCGAAAGACACTGCCATCTACTGTAGAGTGTCAACTCGGGACCAACGCCACGCAAGCCAAATGCCTGACCTCGAACGCTGGGTTGCCTCGAACGACAGCAAGGTCATCTGGTACGAGGACACTTTTTCGGGCCGAACGATGGATCGCCCCGGAATGTCCAAGTTGATGGATGCTCTGCGGCTCGGGAAGCTGGAGCGGATCGTCGTTTGGCGTTTAGACCGGCTGGGACGAACCACCAAGGGCCTATGCGATCTCTTTGATGAGCTTCAGGAGCGACAGGTCGATCTTGTGAGCCTAAAGGATGGATTCAATCTTTCTTCACCTGCCGGTCGTTTACATGCCCGCATCCTTGCCTCAGTCGCAGAGTATGAGACGGAAATCAGAGCGGAGCGTGTTGCCGCAGGGCAAGCCGTTGCTCGCCGCAAAGGCAAGAAGTGGGGAGGAAGCAGGAAAGGATGGCGATGGAAAGTCACTGACGATCAAGTAAATGCGATCCACGAATTGCAGTCTGGTGGCAAGCCCATTGCTCAGATCGCCAGAGTGACTGGACTTTCAAGGCCGACTATCTACCGTGTACTGAAGGAGGTTGATCCAATCACACCTACATCTAAGTTATGA
- a CDS encoding DUF6933 domain-containing protein has protein sequence MIVRLTQKLGKKIHVSPTKSYPLDSNPLADWSAHLFTVARTQYILVTNTASLYSAVLYGRGISDDMRFLDRMLSTIREVMEEDGLSLVYQKLVAPSSATVVFSKAFSRSITGSMNDHILASKLFLGEVDLSLHETSFKLNSTPLSAIEYGSPRNAMQVLCTDLLG, from the coding sequence ATGATCGTTCGCCTGACCCAAAAGCTGGGAAAGAAAATCCACGTTTCGCCAACCAAGTCTTATCCTCTCGACTCCAATCCCTTGGCCGATTGGAGTGCCCACCTTTTCACGGTTGCTCGGACACAATACATCCTCGTTACCAACACCGCCTCGCTCTACTCGGCGGTGCTTTATGGTCGTGGAATTTCGGATGACATGCGTTTTCTGGACAGGATGCTAAGTACGATCCGAGAAGTCATGGAAGAGGATGGATTGAGCCTTGTGTACCAGAAACTTGTCGCTCCCTCGTCGGCAACAGTTGTCTTTTCAAAGGCGTTCAGCCGTTCTATCACGGGTTCGATGAATGACCATATCTTGGCATCCAAGCTATTTCTGGGGGAAGTCGATCTCTCGCTGCATGAAACGTCCTTCAAGCTGAACAGTACGCCGTTGTCGGCGATCGAATATGGCAGCCCACGGAACGCAATGCAGGTTCTTTGTACGGATTTGTTGGGGTAA